A single region of the Myxococcota bacterium genome encodes:
- a CDS encoding HNH endonuclease, which produces MNTNGRRRADACELCLRAVAHPTRHHLVPRTRQKGTRERDRIAWLCAPCHKQIHVLLSEKELERAYDTIEKLAAHPEVARFVRWVAKRPDGTHVPTRRAGRARRR; this is translated from the coding sequence GTGAACACGAACGGGCGACGCCGCGCCGACGCCTGTGAGCTCTGCCTGCGCGCCGTCGCCCACCCCACGCGTCACCATCTGGTACCCCGCACGCGCCAGAAGGGCACGCGTGAACGCGATCGCATCGCCTGGCTGTGCGCGCCCTGCCACAAGCAGATCCACGTGCTCCTTTCCGAGAAGGAGCTCGAGCGCGCCTACGACACGATCGAGAAGCTCGCCGCCCACCCGGAGGTCGCGCGCTTCGTACGCTGGGTGGCGAAGCGGCCCGACGGAACCCACGTCCCGACGCGGCGCGCCGGACGGGCGCGCCGGCGCTAG
- a CDS encoding glutathione S-transferase family protein: MLTLHHSPLSRSMRVVWYCEEIDLAYRLEPVEMFSDAMQRPAYLKVNPLGKVPAIEDDGFLLWETAAILSYLDAKYGAGALIPPSDTEEGALTLQWMGYGENPLTVIMGEIASHSGRIPEDRRWPVLVDRGREIAPNLVGVIEGALDGREWILGDRFSAADIMLGFGLMIARHLEYVNADTPRTSAYLARLTARPAFERAAAV, encoded by the coding sequence ATGCTGACCCTGCACCACAGCCCGCTCTCGCGTTCGATGCGCGTCGTCTGGTATTGCGAGGAGATCGACCTCGCCTATCGGCTGGAGCCCGTCGAGATGTTCAGCGACGCCATGCAGCGTCCCGCGTACCTGAAGGTCAACCCGCTGGGCAAGGTGCCCGCGATCGAAGACGACGGCTTCCTCCTCTGGGAGACCGCCGCCATCCTCTCGTATCTGGACGCGAAGTACGGCGCGGGCGCGCTGATCCCGCCGAGCGATACGGAGGAAGGCGCACTCACCCTCCAGTGGATGGGCTACGGCGAGAACCCGCTGACCGTCATCATGGGAGAGATCGCTTCCCACAGCGGTCGGATCCCCGAGGATCGCCGGTGGCCCGTCCTGGTCGACCGGGGCCGCGAGATCGCACCGAACCTCGTGGGCGTGATCGAAGGCGCGCTCGACGGGCGCGAGTGGATCCTGGGCGACCGCTTCAGTGCGGCCGACATCATGCTGGGGTTCGGGTTGATGATCGCCCGACACCTCGAATACGTGAATGCCGACACGCCGCGCACGTCGGCCTACCTCGCGCGACTGACGGCGCGGCCGGCCTTCGAACGCGCCGCAGCCGTTTGA
- a CDS encoding AMP-binding protein, protein MYPGTHAATHPDKPAVIMTGTGAVVTYRELDDRSNQLAQLWWERGLRPGGHVAILAENTPRYYEAYWAALRSGLYVTAINRFLSAEEAAYLVNDSGSTSLVTTRAMAETVSEMLPLIPDCTDRFMMDGTVDGFEAYEAATGAMPAKRLDDQPRGDVMLYSSGTTGRPKGIKRGLSGKQIDEPGGLAISALEQHLLGMSESTRYLSPAPLYHSAPLQWSTGVHELGGTVVVMEKFREEAFLEAIEQHQITHSQVVPTMFVRMLKLPETLRRRFDTSSLENVVHAAAPCPVEVKRQMIEWWGPIITEYYAGTEGNGLTFIDSPQWLEHPGSVGKPILGTPHICDDEGNELPVGEAGLIYFERDEMPFEYHGDSAKTKSAQHPHHANWSALGDVGYLDEDGYLYLTDRKAFMIISGGVNIYPQEIEDCLIVHDKVTDVAVFGLPDPEMGEFVQAVVQPAEGVTGDEAFEAELRAYARESIAHYKVPKHIHFRPELPRLPTGKLYKRLLRDEYLEQAKSQS, encoded by the coding sequence ATGTATCCGGGTACCCACGCCGCCACCCACCCCGACAAGCCGGCCGTCATCATGACCGGGACCGGCGCCGTCGTGACCTACCGCGAACTCGACGACCGCTCGAACCAGCTCGCTCAGCTGTGGTGGGAACGCGGACTCCGACCGGGGGGTCACGTGGCGATCCTCGCCGAGAACACCCCGCGCTACTACGAGGCCTACTGGGCAGCGCTGCGCTCGGGGCTCTACGTCACGGCGATCAATCGCTTCCTGTCAGCGGAGGAGGCGGCCTACCTCGTCAACGACTCGGGCTCGACCTCGCTCGTCACCACGCGCGCCATGGCCGAGACGGTCAGCGAGATGCTCCCGCTGATCCCTGACTGCACCGACCGCTTCATGATGGACGGCACCGTCGACGGCTTCGAGGCGTACGAGGCCGCAACCGGGGCGATGCCCGCGAAACGCCTCGACGATCAACCGCGCGGCGACGTGATGCTCTACTCCTCGGGAACCACCGGGCGTCCAAAGGGCATCAAGCGTGGGCTGTCGGGGAAGCAGATCGACGAGCCGGGCGGTCTCGCGATCTCCGCGCTCGAGCAGCACCTGCTCGGGATGAGCGAGTCCACCCGCTACCTCTCGCCAGCCCCACTCTACCACTCGGCGCCGCTCCAGTGGTCGACCGGGGTGCACGAGCTCGGCGGTACGGTGGTGGTGATGGAGAAGTTCCGCGAAGAGGCGTTCCTCGAAGCGATCGAGCAGCACCAGATCACCCACAGCCAGGTCGTGCCGACCATGTTCGTGCGGATGCTCAAGCTGCCCGAGACGCTGCGTCGCCGCTTCGACACCTCGTCCCTCGAGAACGTGGTGCACGCGGCGGCACCCTGCCCGGTCGAGGTGAAGCGCCAGATGATCGAGTGGTGGGGCCCGATCATCACCGAGTACTACGCCGGCACCGAGGGCAACGGATTGACCTTCATCGATTCGCCCCAGTGGCTCGAGCACCCGGGCTCGGTCGGAAAGCCCATCCTCGGAACGCCCCACATCTGTGACGACGAAGGCAACGAACTGCCCGTCGGGGAAGCCGGACTGATCTACTTCGAGCGCGACGAAATGCCCTTCGAGTACCACGGCGACTCGGCGAAGACGAAATCGGCGCAGCACCCCCACCACGCCAACTGGTCGGCGCTGGGGGACGTCGGATACCTCGACGAGGACGGCTATCTCTATCTCACCGACCGCAAGGCGTTCATGATCATTTCGGGGGGCGTGAACATCTATCCCCAGGAGATCGAGGACTGCCTGATCGTCCACGACAAGGTGACCGACGTCGCCGTCTTCGGACTACCCGACCCCGAGATGGGCGAGTTCGTGCAGGCGGTGGTGCAGCCCGCGGAAGGCGTGACGGGCGACGAGGCCTTCGAGGCCGAGCTGCGCGCGTACGCGCGCGAGTCGATCGCGCACTACAAAGTGCCGAAGCACATCCACTTCCGTCCCGAGCTGCCGCGCCTGCCGACGGGAAAGCTCTACAAGCGCCTGCTCCGCGACGAGTATCTCGAGCAGGCGAAGTCGCAGAGCTGA
- a CDS encoding DUF1330 domain-containing protein, with translation MIYALNFFDLAPGAEDAYRRYMRETAPLLEGLDAQPVVAGHPPVRTLSGEGRQYLVVMRFGSLDDFETLMERQAEAGVGHLRERATRNYSWTVFREWDVASWLEAEGPTAGE, from the coding sequence ATGATCTACGCACTGAACTTCTTCGATCTGGCCCCGGGCGCCGAAGACGCCTATCGCCGTTACATGCGGGAGACAGCGCCGCTTCTCGAGGGGTTGGACGCCCAGCCGGTCGTCGCCGGTCATCCGCCCGTGCGCACGCTCTCGGGCGAAGGGCGCCAGTACCTGGTGGTGATGCGCTTCGGCTCACTCGACGATTTCGAGACCCTGATGGAGCGACAGGCCGAAGCGGGCGTCGGTCACCTGCGAGAGCGCGCCACGCGAAACTACAGCTGGACCGTGTTCCGCGAATGGGACGTCGCCTCCTGGCTCGAAGCCGAGGGACCGACCGCAGGGGAGTAG
- a CDS encoding haloalkane dehalogenase — MLISEVIRTPEARFADLADFPFEPHYAELPNPEQPAQTLRMHYVDEGPREGPAVLLLHGEPMWSYLYRKMIPVFVAAGFRAIAPDHIGFGRSDKLTERTSFTFERHVEWLRAFVLGLDLRDVTVFGQDWGGPIGMGVVARESPRFARVVAANTMLHTLEPALAGRLVQDNHALPGDNTQIAEALLSWIAFSQRTPDFAASMAAHGATARPLAPEAAQAYDAPFPEERFKQGMRQFPALIPVTRNDVGAALNQATWDVLGKFEKPFLTLFGDSDPGTGGWDAIFQERVPGAAGQPHATLERAGHFLQEDCGEDVAERVVAWMHATGS, encoded by the coding sequence ATGTTGATCTCGGAGGTGATCCGCACGCCGGAAGCGCGCTTCGCGGACCTCGCCGACTTTCCCTTCGAACCCCACTACGCCGAGCTGCCGAACCCCGAGCAGCCCGCCCAGACGCTGCGCATGCACTACGTCGACGAAGGCCCGCGCGAGGGTCCCGCGGTGCTGCTGCTGCACGGCGAGCCGATGTGGTCGTACCTCTACCGGAAGATGATTCCGGTCTTCGTCGCGGCGGGGTTCCGGGCGATCGCCCCCGACCACATCGGCTTCGGCCGCTCGGACAAGCTCACCGAGCGCACCTCTTTCACCTTCGAAAGGCACGTCGAGTGGCTGCGCGCTTTCGTGCTCGGTCTGGACCTGCGTGACGTCACCGTCTTCGGCCAGGACTGGGGCGGCCCGATCGGCATGGGGGTGGTGGCTCGAGAGAGTCCGCGTTTCGCGCGCGTGGTCGCCGCCAACACGATGCTGCACACCCTCGAACCCGCGCTCGCGGGTCGTCTGGTGCAGGACAACCATGCGCTCCCGGGCGACAACACCCAGATCGCCGAAGCGCTTCTGTCGTGGATCGCGTTCTCGCAGCGCACGCCGGATTTTGCAGCGAGCATGGCAGCGCACGGCGCTACGGCGCGTCCCTTGGCGCCCGAGGCCGCGCAGGCCTACGACGCTCCGTTTCCGGAAGAGCGTTTCAAGCAGGGCATGCGCCAGTTTCCCGCGCTCATACCCGTGACGCGGAACGACGTAGGTGCCGCGCTGAACCAAGCGACCTGGGACGTCCTCGGCAAGTTCGAGAAGCCCTTCTTGACCCTGTTCGGTGACAGCGATCCCGGGACCGGCGGCTGGGACGCCATCTTCCAGGAGCGTGTGCCCGGAGCCGCCGGACAACCCCACGCCACCCTCGAACGCGCGGGGCACTTCCTCCAGGAAGACTGCGGGGAAGACGTCGCCGAGCGCGTCGTCGCCTGGATGCACGCCACCGGATCCTAG
- a CDS encoding TetR/AcrR family transcriptional regulator gives MPTRKTSKTRRKRPQQARSRATVDALLEAAAQLFERHGVGATTTDRIAERAGVSVGSLYQYFGDKQALLVALSERHLDEGEAVVRAAFGELAAPDRPLDEWVAALIETFVALHRERPALHRVLTEEGPLPTRVRRRVEALEAAAVEALAGLLRQRTDVRVPDSRLAAHFLVVWVDAVAHRLVLHPPDGVTTEALCAEAERLIVAYLASGDAPTGRRAASR, from the coding sequence ATGCCCACCCGCAAGACCTCGAAAACCCGCCGGAAACGACCCCAGCAGGCGCGCTCGCGCGCAACCGTCGACGCGCTCCTCGAAGCCGCGGCTCAGCTTTTCGAACGCCACGGCGTCGGCGCGACGACCACCGACCGCATCGCGGAGCGTGCCGGTGTGTCGGTAGGGTCGCTCTACCAGTACTTCGGCGACAAGCAGGCCCTGCTCGTGGCGCTGTCCGAGCGTCACCTCGACGAGGGGGAGGCGGTCGTGCGCGCGGCCTTCGGCGAACTCGCAGCACCGGATCGTCCCCTCGACGAGTGGGTCGCGGCGCTGATCGAGACCTTCGTCGCGCTGCACCGCGAACGTCCGGCGCTGCACCGCGTGCTCACCGAAGAAGGCCCGCTGCCGACCCGCGTGCGCCGCCGGGTCGAGGCGCTCGAGGCTGCGGCTGTCGAGGCACTGGCGGGGCTTCTCCGGCAGCGGACCGACGTGCGGGTACCCGATTCGCGGCTTGCCGCCCACTTCCTCGTGGTCTGGGTCGACGCCGTGGCGCACCGACTCGTGCTGCACCCACCGGATGGCGTGACCACCGAAGCGCTCTGCGCCGAAGCCGAGCGTTTGATCGTGGCCTACCTCGCGTCGGGTGACGCTCCGACAGGCCGCCGCGCCGCGTCGCGCTAG
- a CDS encoding beta-propeller fold lactonase family protein — MWKTATLVGTLAISTFAAMMATANDYPRRDFVGGVYAMTNEFDRNKIVAYGRNADGTLSLIGKFATGGRGAAFDGGEGLDPLISAYAVLLTKNRRHLIAVNAGSNSVSVFRVRNDFSLRLTDHRRVEGVGPNSVAYFDGTLWVSSIDADGEFVGEPDQEGVLTGFRLTPRGRLHRIRNGARRLENRPSAIQFSPDGRHLVVSSINAGSSALASGSTDEIVVYAVARSGRLSRQPVSAAASTLPGNAEGRNLPSAIGFEIVEDEGENYVVVTEAREFRPDGAPPAFFELQTGSVSTWRLDDDGSLEAIDLDVLTGSTPTEGGRTACWIEFSDDENTFWVSNALDATISSFSFDQGRIALIDDVAAAGTPPDNSSPAAAFGSTDGFIDLWISDDGEYVYQLFGLSGTIGVYKVESDGAGAGLTEIQLVSDLPETNTQGIVAF, encoded by the coding sequence ATGTGGAAGACAGCAACGCTCGTGGGAACGCTCGCAATCTCGACGTTCGCCGCGATGATGGCCACGGCAAACGACTACCCGAGACGTGACTTCGTCGGCGGCGTGTACGCGATGACGAATGAGTTCGACCGCAACAAGATCGTCGCCTACGGGCGCAACGCCGACGGCACGCTCTCGCTGATCGGGAAGTTCGCGACGGGCGGGCGTGGCGCTGCCTTCGACGGGGGCGAAGGGCTCGACCCGCTGATCTCCGCCTATGCCGTCCTGTTGACCAAGAACCGACGTCACCTCATCGCGGTGAACGCGGGCAGCAACTCGGTCTCGGTGTTTCGCGTGCGCAACGACTTCTCCCTGCGCTTGACCGACCATCGCCGCGTCGAGGGCGTCGGTCCGAACAGCGTGGCGTACTTCGACGGAACGCTTTGGGTCTCGAGCATCGATGCCGACGGCGAGTTCGTCGGTGAGCCCGACCAGGAGGGCGTGCTGACCGGGTTCCGGCTCACGCCGCGCGGACGCCTGCATCGCATCCGCAACGGCGCGCGGCGGCTCGAGAACCGGCCGTCGGCGATCCAGTTCTCACCCGACGGACGCCACCTGGTCGTGTCGTCGATCAACGCGGGCTCCTCGGCGCTGGCGAGCGGCAGCACGGATGAGATCGTCGTCTACGCGGTGGCGCGCAGCGGTCGGCTCTCGCGGCAGCCCGTGAGCGCCGCGGCGTCGACGCTGCCCGGCAACGCGGAGGGACGCAACCTCCCGAGCGCGATCGGTTTCGAGATCGTCGAGGACGAGGGCGAGAACTACGTCGTCGTGACCGAGGCGCGCGAGTTCCGCCCGGACGGAGCGCCGCCGGCGTTCTTCGAGCTCCAGACGGGCTCGGTGTCGACCTGGCGCCTGGACGACGATGGGTCCCTCGAGGCCATCGACCTCGATGTCCTCACGGGCTCCACGCCCACCGAGGGCGGACGCACCGCGTGCTGGATCGAGTTCAGCGACGACGAGAACACCTTCTGGGTGTCGAACGCCTTGGACGCGACGATCTCCTCGTTCTCCTTCGACCAGGGTCGCATCGCCCTGATCGACGACGTTGCAGCGGCGGGAACGCCGCCCGACAACAGCAGCCCCGCGGCCGCCTTCGGATCGACCGACGGCTTCATCGATCTGTGGATCAGCGATGACGGCGAGTACGTCTATCAGCTCTTCGGGCTGAGCGGCACGATCGGGGTCTACAAGGTCGAGAGCGACGGCGCTGGCGCCGGCCTCACCGAGATCCAGCTGGTCAGCGACCTTCCGGAAACCAACACCCAGGGGATCGTGGCCTTCTGA
- a CDS encoding NrsF family protein encodes MSNDRPQPRVLSRIDRDFEASPTLWPPSWIAAVWIALLGLTAFAYIATTGGWRPGVEAELATSSRFRGELLAGALLFSLAVSAAARLSIPGLDNAARWRLVLGCSVGLWLALFAWGVHEPHVEPSMLGKRPGCQFEVALFGFLGALLLLPALSRRLSLAPRLTGAVLLGSGALVSNLAMQVGCMIEPWHALTHHAAPVIALAFVGALIGPRVFRI; translated from the coding sequence ATGTCGAACGACCGCCCCCAGCCCCGCGTGCTCTCCCGCATCGACCGCGACTTCGAGGCGTCCCCGACGCTCTGGCCGCCGAGCTGGATCGCAGCGGTGTGGATCGCGCTCCTCGGCCTCACGGCCTTCGCGTACATCGCGACCACCGGCGGTTGGCGACCGGGCGTCGAGGCCGAGCTCGCGACCTCTTCGCGCTTCCGCGGTGAGCTGCTCGCAGGCGCGCTGCTGTTTTCGCTCGCCGTCTCCGCCGCCGCTCGCCTGAGCATCCCGGGCCTCGACAATGCGGCGCGATGGCGCCTCGTGCTCGGGTGCAGTGTCGGCCTGTGGCTCGCCCTGTTCGCGTGGGGTGTTCACGAACCCCACGTCGAACCCTCGATGCTCGGGAAACGACCGGGCTGCCAATTCGAGGTCGCGCTCTTCGGGTTCCTGGGTGCCTTGCTGCTGCTCCCGGCGCTGTCGCGCAGGCTCTCGCTCGCGCCGCGCCTGACCGGTGCCGTGCTCCTCGGTTCGGGTGCCCTGGTGTCGAACCTGGCGATGCAGGTGGGCTGCATGATCGAACCCTGGCACGCGCTCACCCACCACGCGGCACCGGTGATCGCGCTCGCGTTCGTCGGCGCACTCATCGGGCCGCGCGTGTTCCGCATCTGA
- a CDS encoding RNA polymerase sigma factor produces MSRGDQAENAEAASEGAAERWSRWMGQAQQGDREAYRRLMGELHDWVGRYATRMLRDSVAADDCAQDALLALHRARHTYDPRRPFRPWLLAIVRRKVFDVARHRERRRENPLDEEAAALRPVESDPTTQRDLERLLERLPPKYREAVLLTKIEGLAGREAASAIGISQISLRTRVHRGLKQLESLARREGSLDEGNRV; encoded by the coding sequence TTGAGTCGCGGAGACCAGGCCGAGAATGCCGAGGCGGCGTCCGAAGGCGCCGCGGAACGCTGGTCGCGCTGGATGGGCCAGGCCCAGCAGGGCGACCGTGAGGCGTATCGGCGGCTGATGGGCGAGCTGCACGACTGGGTCGGCCGCTACGCCACCCGCATGCTGCGTGACTCGGTGGCTGCCGACGATTGCGCCCAGGATGCGCTCCTGGCACTCCATCGCGCGCGCCACACCTACGACCCGCGTCGTCCCTTTCGCCCCTGGCTGCTCGCGATCGTGCGCAGGAAGGTGTTCGACGTCGCGCGCCATCGAGAACGCCGCCGCGAGAACCCGCTCGACGAAGAGGCGGCGGCGCTGCGTCCCGTCGAGTCGGACCCGACCACCCAGCGGGACCTGGAGCGCCTGTTGGAGCGGTTGCCCCCGAAGTACCGGGAAGCCGTCCTGCTCACCAAGATCGAGGGTCTCGCCGGGCGCGAAGCCGCGTCGGCGATCGGCATCTCCCAGATCTCCCTCCGCACGCGCGTGCATCGGGGTCTCAAGCAGCTCGAATCGCTGGCGCGCCGCGAAGGAAGCCTGGACGAAGGAAATCGGGTCTAG
- a CDS encoding glycosyltransferase family 2 protein yields the protein MYHGRHVSLVIPARNEAAMLGGVLQRVPAWVDRVVVADNGSTDGTAECALRQGAQVVHEPRPGYGAACARGVAYTLALGTEFVAFCDADGSDDPRELDRLLRPLLNGRAGLVVGCRPHARMPRHQSLGTRFVCALLSLGFSTPVSDLGPFRAIRADTLRALALRDRGFGWTAEMQARALRFGVPVREVPVGWRAGGGHSEITGTWRGVYRAGRDLLRHTLREILAAKRDAWHRGPGVSARAEWPGASYKM from the coding sequence GTGTACCACGGTCGCCACGTCAGTCTCGTGATCCCCGCGCGCAACGAGGCCGCGATGCTCGGGGGGGTCCTGCAGCGGGTCCCTGCATGGGTCGATCGGGTGGTCGTCGCCGACAACGGCTCCACCGACGGAACCGCCGAGTGCGCGCTGCGCCAGGGCGCGCAGGTGGTGCACGAGCCGCGACCCGGGTATGGCGCCGCCTGCGCACGCGGGGTCGCCTACACCCTGGCCCTTGGTACGGAGTTCGTGGCCTTCTGTGATGCCGACGGCAGCGACGATCCGCGCGAACTCGATCGACTGCTCCGACCTTTGTTGAACGGCCGGGCGGGGCTCGTCGTGGGGTGTCGGCCTCACGCACGGATGCCCCGCCACCAGTCCCTGGGCACCCGCTTCGTGTGTGCGCTCCTGTCGTTGGGGTTCTCGACCCCGGTGAGCGATCTCGGACCCTTTCGAGCGATCCGGGCCGACACGCTACGCGCGCTGGCCCTGCGCGACCGCGGGTTCGGTTGGACGGCGGAAATGCAGGCGCGCGCGCTGCGGTTCGGCGTGCCGGTTCGGGAGGTGCCCGTCGGTTGGCGCGCGGGCGGCGGCCACTCGGAGATCACGGGAACCTGGCGCGGTGTCTATCGCGCGGGACGCGACCTGCTTCGCCACACGCTTCGCGAGATCCTGGCGGCAAAGCGCGACGCATGGCATCGGGGTCCGGGCGTCTCGGCGCGGGCGGAGTGGCCCGGCGCTTCCTACAAGATGTAG
- a CDS encoding ATP-binding protein: MAGRSSVLGVSSQALSEAEAQLRRILPPVTALAGLAGTAGAIAQGFANDGLLRPWALVAYLGVMGLGLFWWWRPPRGPHVAAFLVALVLATGIGTIAWQRETSGPLLHLSVLSVACFYFLVDRRVLIPLQLCIVVLGAVVVARTGAGAAIHTQAIFALVTVIGGVALHLGRVRAIEELERTRSALFKEIAERRRAEEEALHARKLESLGVMAGGVAHDFNNLLVGIVGGTDLAFAARGNPEELRAALEIIRDSSVSAQELCRKMLDYAGGGPLERESVDLNAAVRDAVRLVSGRFPRSVWVTSDLSPTTPHALGDRVQLRQAVVNLLSNAAEAMEPEGGTVSVRTSREQRGGAGVAVICVEDEGGGIPGEIRDRIFDPFFSTRFTGRGLGLAQVAGAIRSHEGTIDLASTPAGTRFVVRLPAAEPVSLFWPMPRDRVPPKEVTH, translated from the coding sequence ATGGCTGGGCGCAGTTCGGTGCTGGGGGTCTCGTCGCAGGCGCTCTCCGAGGCCGAGGCCCAGCTCCGTCGGATCCTGCCTCCGGTGACGGCGCTCGCCGGGTTGGCGGGGACCGCGGGCGCGATCGCGCAGGGGTTCGCGAACGACGGCTTACTCCGACCGTGGGCGCTGGTGGCCTACCTCGGGGTGATGGGCCTGGGTCTGTTTTGGTGGTGGCGTCCGCCGCGAGGCCCGCACGTCGCCGCCTTCCTCGTTGCGCTGGTGCTCGCGACGGGCATCGGCACGATCGCGTGGCAGCGGGAGACGTCCGGTCCCCTCTTGCATTTGAGCGTGCTCAGCGTGGCGTGCTTCTACTTCCTGGTCGATCGCCGCGTTCTGATCCCGCTCCAGCTCTGCATCGTCGTGTTGGGTGCGGTCGTCGTGGCGCGGACCGGCGCCGGGGCGGCGATCCACACCCAGGCCATCTTCGCTCTCGTCACCGTGATCGGAGGCGTGGCGCTGCACCTGGGCCGGGTCCGGGCCATCGAAGAGCTCGAACGCACGCGAAGTGCACTGTTCAAGGAGATCGCCGAACGACGGCGCGCCGAAGAGGAAGCGCTCCACGCGCGCAAGCTCGAGAGCCTCGGTGTGATGGCCGGGGGCGTGGCCCACGACTTCAACAACCTGCTGGTCGGGATCGTCGGTGGGACGGATCTCGCCTTCGCAGCTCGTGGCAACCCCGAGGAGCTGCGGGCTGCCCTGGAGATCATTCGCGACTCGTCGGTGTCCGCCCAGGAACTCTGTCGCAAGATGCTCGACTACGCGGGCGGGGGGCCGCTCGAGCGGGAGAGCGTCGATCTGAATGCGGCGGTACGCGATGCGGTGCGTCTCGTCTCGGGACGCTTCCCTCGCTCGGTGTGGGTGACCAGCGACCTCTCGCCGACGACGCCGCACGCGCTGGGCGACCGCGTGCAGCTGCGCCAGGCCGTCGTGAACCTGCTCTCGAATGCCGCCGAGGCGATGGAACCCGAGGGAGGAACCGTCTCGGTGCGCACCTCGCGCGAGCAGCGCGGGGGCGCTGGGGTCGCGGTGATCTGCGTCGAGGACGAAGGCGGGGGGATCCCCGGCGAGATCCGCGATCGGATCTTCGACCCGTTCTTCAGCACGCGATTCACCGGACGCGGCCTCGGGTTGGCACAAGTCGCGGGGGCGATCCGGTCTCACGAGGGGACGATCGACCTCGCGTCGACGCCCGCAGGCACCCGGTTCGTGGTGCGCTTGCCAGCCGCCGAACCCGTTTCGCTCTTCTGGCCCATGCCCCGCGATCGCGTTCCCCCGAAGGAGGTCACCCATTGA
- a CDS encoding alpha/beta hydrolase, with amino-acid sequence MTAEPGNTAPPLALFFLEGQRAFFEGMTLPAAHALLRRAPRGGGQPVLLLPGYLTGDGSTRVLRRFLAAQGFRAHPWLQGRNSGPRRSVIERVSRRLAALHERYGEPVSLVGWSLGGVYAREIAKGFPDLVRQVVSLGSPFADITRTSSLTRWVQRGDAEEQVERERWAERLKQPPPVPSTAIFSKSDGIVHWRACRELDAPSTENIEVSGSHCGLGFNPLVLYLVAERLAQPEGGWKPFRYEGWRRYAYG; translated from the coding sequence TTGACCGCCGAACCCGGAAACACCGCACCGCCCCTGGCCCTGTTCTTCCTCGAGGGGCAGCGCGCGTTCTTCGAGGGCATGACGCTGCCGGCCGCCCATGCCCTCCTGCGTCGGGCACCCCGCGGTGGCGGACAGCCGGTCCTGCTGCTGCCCGGCTACTTGACGGGTGACGGGTCGACGCGTGTCTTGAGGCGGTTCCTGGCCGCCCAGGGGTTTCGCGCGCATCCGTGGCTCCAGGGTCGGAACAGCGGTCCGCGGCGCAGCGTCATCGAGCGGGTCTCGCGCCGGCTCGCCGCGCTCCATGAACGCTACGGCGAACCTGTGTCCCTGGTGGGCTGGAGCCTGGGCGGCGTGTACGCCCGCGAGATCGCCAAGGGCTTTCCCGACCTCGTGCGCCAGGTCGTGAGCCTCGGCAGTCCCTTCGCAGACATCACGCGCACCTCGAGTCTCACGCGTTGGGTCCAGCGCGGCGACGCTGAGGAGCAGGTCGAACGCGAGCGCTGGGCCGAACGCCTGAAGCAGCCGCCGCCGGTTCCCTCGACCGCGATCTTCTCGAAGAGCGATGGGATCGTGCACTGGCGCGCATGCCGTGAGCTGGATGCTCCGTCGACCGAGAACATCGAGGTCAGCGGCAGCCACTGCGGCCTGGGCTTCAACCCGCTGGTGCTCTATCTGGTGGCCGAGCGACTGGCGCAGCCCGAGGGCGGATGGAAGCCATTCCGCTACGAGGGCTGGCGGCGCTACGCCTACGGCTGA